TGGTTTCGGCCTCGACGTCGACGTTTGCCGCCTCAAACGAGTCCTCGGTGCTGAACGAGAGCCGTTTGGACTCGTGTTTCTCGACGCCACCCCACGACATCTCGACACCGTCCATGGCCGCTTCGATGTCCTGTTCGATCTCTGCATCGCTGATCGATTCTTCCTCTTGCTCCTCTTCGATCCCCTCGATCTCGGATGGGTGTGGTTTTGCCCGCTCCAGCTGGTGGGCCACCAGGGCGGCCCCGGTTGCAGCCGCAACTACTGCCAGTCCGACGCCGTACGTGCCGAGAATTGCGAGCATCGTCGATGCGCCGAACTCGGCCCACTGGCTGGGGTAGTACCACGAGAACGCAGCCGAGGCAACGACGGTGACCAGCACACCGCCTGCCGAGGCGATAACTGCCTTCTGTTTGACCGGCAACAGGACGTCGATGCCGAGCAATAAGACCGGTAAGGAGAGCAACGCGGCGACAAAGGCGACGTTCGCAAAGAGGAAGTACGAGCCCTCACGATACCCGAAGGCTGCAACACCCGTCACGAAGGTGATCGCCGCGATCACGGCGAGGGCGACGCCGATGAAGAACAGCCCGAAGCCGAGGTAAACGTCAGTCTGCGTGTCCGGTTCGCCGATGTACTGCTCGTATAGCTCGAACAGCCTGTTGTCGGGCAGGCCGTCGGAGTCGTCCTGGCTCATTGGCGACGTTTTCTTACCGCATACTCATGACTGTTCCCCTAATTATTTCATATCTGACCAGTGTGGAGAGAGGAGAGCTGCCTTTCTTCGGGTGTGACCTGGGCTCGGGTACTACCAGGTGCCGTGGAACGTGTCGAAGCTCAGCTCGTCGAGCGGTTTGTTTCCGACGGCGATCTGATACTCGCCGGGCGTGAGCATCGGTTTGTGGAACTGCGGGCCGTCGTCGGTCGTGATCCGGGGACAGCCGGTGTTGACGTACGCGTCGAAGCCGAAGTTACGCAGCCGATCGGGCGTCACCTCGTCCATCGTGATCAGGTAGGCGTCGTCGTTGTCTTCGAGGATCGCTTCGGCCTGATCCATCCGCCCCTGCCCGATCTTGGTACAGAAGATGACGCCGAACGTCTCGGCGTCCATCGCCTTGTGGACCGTGGCGTAGCGCTGTTTCATGAACTTCTCCGTGTCGGCGATCGTCACGACGTTGTTGACCGGATCCGCGATGATGACGTTCTTGTCGGGATGTTCCATCGCCAGTCCGAGCGGGTGGAACTTGCCGCCGCCGACGTAGAGGATCTGGTCGGCGTCGACGTCCGCCGAGGCGTAGTTACAGCCAAGCACCTGCCCCTCGTGGGTCAGTCGCTCGTCACCGCGGCGGGTGTGAACCTCGTAGCCACGCTCTTCGAGCCAGTCGGCCATCTCCTCGAAGCGGTTCATGTGCTGGGCAGTCGTCACGAGCCCCACGTCCGGATCGTCGTCCGGGTCGGTGAGCTCCGCCTTGGCCTCCTCCATGATCGGCATGACGTCGACGTTCGAGAAGAGGGGTACGTAGATGATCTTGTCCGACTCCTTCATCGGGCTGTGCCCGAAGTGGACGAACACGTCAGTCCGGCGCATCATGAAGGTGTCCAGATCGCAGGCACCGTAACAGGGCTGGCCCGAAAGCAGGATCATCACGTCGTCGTCGAGCAACTGGCGCAGGTCGTCGGCGACGTCCGGCCCGCGGCGTTTGAGTCCTTCGGGGAACTGTAGACCTACTTTCTTTGCGTCGCGCTCCTCGACTGCCTCGACGATCCGGTCGAGTTCGTAATCCCACTCTCGGTCGTGCTTGAGGGACATCCCGGTGTTCCGGAGGTCCCCGTCGCTGTACTCCGTCTGCTCGCTCATTGTCCGTGATAGCGGTCTGGGACGTATAACGTCGGCGTTTGCCCAACCGCCGTGATAGTCGGCCACATCCTCGCCCCTTTCAGGGGGTTCAAGCCGTTTGACCTCCTGCATGCATCCATGACAGATACACCGGAGCTACCGCTCGAACACCGAACGATCGCCGCCGACGGAGAGGGACCTCATCCCGCTGTCGTCATTCTCCACGGTCGCGGTGCAGACGAAACCGACCTCCTGCCGATCGCACAACGGCTTCCTGACGAGCTGTTCGTCCTTAGCCTTCGCGCACCGGACCCGCTACAGGGCGGCTACACCTGGTACGAACTCGACCTCTCGGGCGGCGGGCTCCACCAGAGCCAGCCCCATCCCGAGCAGTTCCGCCGGAGCCTCGATCTGGTCGACGAGTCGATCGAGACTGCCGTCGAAGCATACAACCTCGATGCCGACCGGATCGGCCTGCTGGGCTTCAGTCAGGGTGGGATCACGAGCCTCTCCTTGCTCCTCGAAACACCGGAGAAGTACGACTGGGTCGCCGCGCTCCACTGCTATCTTCCGGACTCACACTGCGAACTCGACCCGGACGGTATCGAGAACACGCCGGTGTTTATCGCGGGCGGCAATCAGGACCAGATCATCCCGCCGGGACGCACGGAGGCGGCCGCCACCCGGTTGAGTGAGATCGGCACACCAGTGACATCGAGAACCTACGAGACGGGTCACGGAATCGGACCGGACGAACACGCCGACCTGCTGGAGTGGATCGACGGACAGGTCTAGACCAGACCGTCGTCGTCTTCCTCGTCAGTATCGTTATCGCTGTCGTCTTCTTCACCGCCGTCATCTGCTTCGTCACCATCTCCGCCGTCGTCTGCCTGTTCGTCACTGCCGTCGTCCTCGACGGCCTCTTCGGCACCGTCGGCAGTCTCGACGACGCCCTCCATCAGCGAGTCGATGTTTTCCTGTTCCTGTGCGCTGACCTGTTGGGGGTAGACGCCGATCGTCACGAGCAGGTCGTCGTCGGTTTCGACGGCCTCGCTGACGTGGAGATAGACGTCGACGTCTTCGCCGTCGAACTGCGCGCTGGCGGTGAACCGCGAGGCGGTCGTCTCCTGGTCCAAGATCGTCATCGAATAGTCTTCCTGGTGTTCGATGTCGTCCATCTCGTCGTAGTTATTCTCGACCAGATCGACGAGTTCGCGCGTCGACATGTCTTCGACCGGGTTGAACTGGTAGTTCGGAATCCCGATCTGGGGCGTCGTCAACACCATGAACACCGCGCCGCGCTGTTCGCCGAGCGGCCCCATATCGATCGATTTCTCGTGTTCTGTCAGGTAGTTCACGACCCGGACAGACTCCTCGACTGGGCCGACGCCAACCGATTCCTCGATGGTGATGTTGTCGATCCCGATCTGCTGGTAGTCGGTGCTCTCACGGGTGTCGGCGTCGACACCCCCTGCCGTCGATTCGTGGTCGTCCAGTCCGGCCAGTCCGAGACAGCCAGACAGCGATGCGAGTCCGACCGCGCCAGCGCCAGCGAGGACACTTCGTCGATTCATCTGGCAAGCAATTGCTAGCCAGTTTGTAAGTGTTTTTTGGCTCGTGGCTGGCTCTCAAAGCTGCACGAACGGCTCGACGCCGCCGTCAGCACCGACTGCGTAGACGGTCCACGTCCCCTCTTTCTCTCCGCCCATCCCCGGCGAGCCGGCGGGCATTCCGGGCAGCGCGATACCGGCGATATCCGGGGCGTCGTCGAGCAACGTCGCGATCGTTTCGACCGGAACGTGTCCCTCGACGAAGTACGGCCCAATCTCGACGGTGTGGCAGCTTTGCAGGTCCCCGGGAACACCGAGATCGGCCTTTACCGCGCCGATCTCTTCCGGGACGGATGCGGAAAGTGACCCATCGAGATGGTCGTCGAGATACTGTTCGTACACGTCACAGCAGTCGCAGTTCGGGCTGTTGTACTGGTGTGCAGTGGCCGAAAGCGTCCCCGGGTGGGCCCACTCCTCCGTGCTGTCACCGCCGAGACACCCTGCCACCGAAACGGCGGCGACCGCGGACGCAGTGGCGAGTACGGACCGGCGTGAGAGCCGATCGCTCATCGAACCACCTCCGCAAGGGCGCGGAACGGCCTCGTCACGGCGAGATGGTAGTCCTCGTGGGGATCGTAGCCGCGGAACGCGAGGCTGTTGCCCATCACCGAGAGGCTGGAACCGGTCATCGCCAGTCCGGCCAGCGCGGGGTTGAGCAGCCCCAGCGAGGCAATCGGAATGAGCGTGACGTTGTACGCGAAGGCCCAGAAGAGGTTCTGCCAGACCTTCGAGATGGTTGCTTCCGAGATCCGGATCGCTTTGAGCACGTCGGCGGGGTCGTCACGCATCAGCGTCACGTCGGCGCTCTCGATGGCCACATCGGTCCCGCTTCCGATGACGATGCCGACGTGGGCCGTCGTGAGCGCGGGCGCGTCGTTGACGCCGTCACCGACCATGATCGCCCGCCGACCGTCTCCCTGAATTCGCTCGATAGTATCGGCCTTCTCGTCGGGGAGCACCTCCGCGTAGACGTTCTCGGGGTCGATCCCCAGCTGTTTGGCCACCGCGTGGGCGGTTCGTTCGTTGTCGCCGGTCAGCATCACGGGATCGAGCCCGCGCTCTTGCAGGGCCGCGATGGTCTCTTTCGCGCTCTCGCGGACGGTGTCGGCCGTGGCGACGACACCGATTAGCTCGCCGTCGAGTGCGACCAGCATCGCGGTCTTGCCGTCGCGTTCGAGCCGCTCCATCCGCTCCACGGCGGGCTCGGGGTCGATTCCGTTGTCCCGCATCAGTTTGCGGTTCCCGACCAGCGCCTCGCCGCGGGCCGTTTCGGCGCGGACGCCGTGGCCGGGGACGTTCTCGAACGCGCTCGCGTCGTCGATCTCGATACCCCGTTCCTGTGCGCCCTCGACGATGGCCTGTGCGAGCGGGTGTTCGGAATCGGATTCGACGCTGGCGGCGACCGCCAGCACGTCGTCTTCGCCGAACTCGTCCCCTCGGTCGTCGCCGATGACTGCGCCGCCGTCGGGCCGTTCCTCTCCGGATCCGTCTGCTGCCACGCCGCTCATCCCCGTTTCGCCGCGAATCGGCACGACGTCGGTCAGCACCATGTCGCCGTGGGTGAGCGTCCCTGTCTTGTCGAAGACCACGGCGTCGACGCCCCGGACCCGTTCGAGGATATCGGCCCCCTTGAACAGGACGCCGTTGGTGGCGCTGATCGTCGAGCCGACCATCGTTGCCGCGGGCGTCGCCAGCCCGAGGGCACAGGGGCAGGCGATCAGCAGGGCGCTGGCGAGCACGACCATCGAGAACTCCAGCGTCGAGACCCCGCCCGCGACCGGTCCGCCCCCGACCGGATCGAGGTACGGTAACAGGCCGCCCAGCCACGCGGAGACGCTGTAGAGCACGTCGGGTGCGAACGCCCAGACGATCGCCCAGACGATGGCGTTGACGATTACGGCGGGAACGAAGTACGCCGAGACCGTGTCGACGAGTCGCTGTACGTCGGGCTGGCGCGCCTGGGCCTCCTTGACGCGCTGGACGATCTGCTGGATCGCGGTGTCCTTGCCGACCTGTGTCGCCTCGACCAGTAGAACACCGTTCTCGTTGATCGTCGAGCCGACGACCTCGTCGCCGACGCCTTTTTCGACCGGGACCGACTCGCCGGTCACCATCGACTCGTCGACCGCGCTCTGGCCGTCGACGACGACGCCGTCCGTGGGGATCTGGTCGCCGGGGCGGACTTTCATCACGTCGCCGACCTCGATATCCTCGACCGGGACGACCTGTTCTTCACCATCCACTACCAACGTCGCCTCGTCGGCCTCCATCTCCAGCAGCGTCCGGAGCGCATCGCTCGCGCGGGCCTTCGAGCGCGCTTCGAGCCAGTTGCCGAGCGTGATGAACCAGAGGATGATCGCGACGGCCTCGAAGTAGAGCCCGCCGGGGATCAGCCCCGCCACCACGCCGGTCGAGTAGATGTAGCCGGCGGAGGTACCGACCGCGACCAGCGTGTCCATGTTTGCGCGACCGGTGTTGACGGCGGCCTCGTAGGCCCCGACGATGAACTCCTTGCCGAGCGTCGCCATCAGCGCTGTCGCAAGAACGAACTCGACCCAGCCGGGCGCGACGAGGACGCTCGGCAGGACGCCCGGGAAGAACATCTCGATCATCACGCCGATGAAGGGTATCGAGAGAAGCCCGCCACCGATGACGAGCTTTCGCTGTTTGTTCAACTCGCGCTCGACGGCGCTTTCGCGTTCCTCGGCGAGGTCGGTCCCCTCCTCGCCGCTGGGGCGATCCGGCTCGAACCCCGCGTCCTCGATCGCGTCGTAGACGTCAGCGAGCGATGCGTCGACCGGGTTGTAGACGACCTGTGCCTCGTCGGTCGCAAAGTTGACGTTCGCCTCGATCACGCCCGGAACCGACTCGATCGCCTCACGGTTCGACTCCGCACAGGTAGAACAGCTCATTCCGGCGATCCCGACCGAAGCAGACGCTTTCTCGGGCTCGTAGCCCGCCTCCTCGATCGCCGCATAGATCTCGCCGAGCGAGACAGCGTCGGGATCGTACGTGACGGTTCCGTCGTCGGTCGCGAAGTTCGCGCTGACCGACTCGACGCCCGCCAGTGCGCCGACGGCCTCCTCGACCGATCCGGAACAGGTCGCACACGACATCCCGGCGATCTCGACGTGGGCTGTATTCATTGCTGTTGCTAGCTACGGGGTCTATACTCAAGCGGGTTGTCCCTAACGAATCTCGAATGCGTGTGGTCTGTGGCCTAACGAACCAGGGGTCGATCAGGCATCGACACCGTCTTCTAGCTCCTCATACCGTTCCAGAAACAGCGACTCACAGGAGTGACAGCAGAGAACGTACCGGTGACCGTTCCGTTCGACCGTGACGCCCTCGCCCTCGACGGTCTTGCCACACTCCACGCAGTCGACGGCGAACTCGCCGCCGCGCAGGTCGGGGTTCCACGCCGACTCGACGACGCCCTCGATGCTGTACTCGACGACCGTTCGCTCGGCGAGATGCTCCCCGAGTAGCGCCCGCACCTCGTCGTCCGGGAGGTGTGTCTGGGCGACGACGCGTTCGCTCTCCGTGCGGATCACGTGCTCGACGCCGTCGATACCGGCGAGCGCCCCGGCCAGTCCGTCGGCCTCGCCCGGCCCGACCTGCACGTCGACGAGCCGTGCCGCGCTGTTCTCGAACATCGACTGGTCGACGGCGACGGTAAAGCGTTCGAGGACGCCGAACTCGCGCAGTTGCTCGACCCGGTCGGAGACGCTCGGTGCTGTCAGGTCGACTTCCTCGCCGATCTCGCGGTAGGATCGACTGGCGTCTT
This genomic window from Natranaeroarchaeum aerophilus contains:
- a CDS encoding DUF7139 domain-containing protein; the protein is MSQDDSDGLPDNRLFELYEQYIGEPDTQTDVYLGFGLFFIGVALAVIAAITFVTGVAAFGYREGSYFLFANVAFVAALLSLPVLLLGIDVLLPVKQKAVIASAGGVLVTVVASAAFSWYYPSQWAEFGASTMLAILGTYGVGLAVVAAATGAALVAHQLERAKPHPSEIEGIEEEQEEESISDAEIEQDIEAAMDGVEMSWGGVEKHESKRLSFSTEDSFEAANVDVEAETTRESGGVDAQVSGLKALKGGDTKTATSSSTVDDQTTKLNELRQQRKEEQAAESNEGVLAELGLLDRLRALVGRN
- a CDS encoding DUF6517 family protein — translated: MNRRSVLAGAGAVGLASLSGCLGLAGLDDHESTAGGVDADTRESTDYQQIGIDNITIEESVGVGPVEESVRVVNYLTEHEKSIDMGPLGEQRGAVFMVLTTPQIGIPNYQFNPVEDMSTRELVDLVENNYDEMDDIEHQEDYSMTILDQETTASRFTASAQFDGEDVDVYLHVSEAVETDDDLLVTIGVYPQQVSAQEQENIDSLMEGVVETADGAEEAVEDDGSDEQADDGGDGDEADDGGEEDDSDNDTDEEDDDGLV
- a CDS encoding alpha/beta hydrolase gives rise to the protein MTDTPELPLEHRTIAADGEGPHPAVVILHGRGADETDLLPIAQRLPDELFVLSLRAPDPLQGGYTWYELDLSGGGLHQSQPHPEQFRRSLDLVDESIETAVEAYNLDADRIGLLGFSQGGITSLSLLLETPEKYDWVAALHCYLPDSHCELDPDGIENTPVFIAGGNQDQIIPPGRTEAAATRLSEIGTPVTSRTYETGHGIGPDEHADLLEWIDGQV
- a CDS encoding heavy metal translocating P-type ATPase, whose translation is MNTAHVEIAGMSCATCSGSVEEAVGALAGVESVSANFATDDGTVTYDPDAVSLGEIYAAIEEAGYEPEKASASVGIAGMSCSTCAESNREAIESVPGVIEANVNFATDEAQVVYNPVDASLADVYDAIEDAGFEPDRPSGEEGTDLAEERESAVERELNKQRKLVIGGGLLSIPFIGVMIEMFFPGVLPSVLVAPGWVEFVLATALMATLGKEFIVGAYEAAVNTGRANMDTLVAVGTSAGYIYSTGVVAGLIPGGLYFEAVAIILWFITLGNWLEARSKARASDALRTLLEMEADEATLVVDGEEQVVPVEDIEVGDVMKVRPGDQIPTDGVVVDGQSAVDESMVTGESVPVEKGVGDEVVGSTINENGVLLVEATQVGKDTAIQQIVQRVKEAQARQPDVQRLVDTVSAYFVPAVIVNAIVWAIVWAFAPDVLYSVSAWLGGLLPYLDPVGGGPVAGGVSTLEFSMVVLASALLIACPCALGLATPAATMVGSTISATNGVLFKGADILERVRGVDAVVFDKTGTLTHGDMVLTDVVPIRGETGMSGVAADGSGEERPDGGAVIGDDRGDEFGEDDVLAVAASVESDSEHPLAQAIVEGAQERGIEIDDASAFENVPGHGVRAETARGEALVGNRKLMRDNGIDPEPAVERMERLERDGKTAMLVALDGELIGVVATADTVRESAKETIAALQERGLDPVMLTGDNERTAHAVAKQLGIDPENVYAEVLPDEKADTIERIQGDGRRAIMVGDGVNDAPALTTAHVGIVIGSGTDVAIESADVTLMRDDPADVLKAIRISEATISKVWQNLFWAFAYNVTLIPIASLGLLNPALAGLAMTGSSLSVMGNSLAFRGYDPHEDYHLAVTRPFRALAEVVR
- a CDS encoding AsnC family transcriptional regulator; translated protein: MPLDETDAEILRLLVEDASRSYREIGEEVDLTAPSVSDRVEQLREFGVLERFTVAVDQSMFENSAARLVDVQVGPGEADGLAGALAGIDGVEHVIRTESERVVAQTHLPDDEVRALLGEHLAERTVVEYSIEGVVESAWNPDLRGGEFAVDCVECGKTVEGEGVTVERNGHRYVLCCHSCESLFLERYEELEDGVDA
- a CDS encoding DUF411 domain-containing protein, whose protein sequence is MSDRLSRRSVLATASAVAAVSVAGCLGGDSTEEWAHPGTLSATAHQYNSPNCDCCDVYEQYLDDHLDGSLSASVPEEIGAVKADLGVPGDLQSCHTVEIGPYFVEGHVPVETIATLLDDAPDIAGIALPGMPAGSPGMGGEKEGTWTVYAVGADGGVEPFVQL
- the dph2 gene encoding diphthamide biosynthesis enzyme Dph2, coding for MSEQTEYSDGDLRNTGMSLKHDREWDYELDRIVEAVEERDAKKVGLQFPEGLKRRGPDVADDLRQLLDDDVMILLSGQPCYGACDLDTFMMRRTDVFVHFGHSPMKESDKIIYVPLFSNVDVMPIMEEAKAELTDPDDDPDVGLVTTAQHMNRFEEMADWLEERGYEVHTRRGDERLTHEGQVLGCNYASADVDADQILYVGGGKFHPLGLAMEHPDKNVIIADPVNNVVTIADTEKFMKQRYATVHKAMDAETFGVIFCTKIGQGRMDQAEAILEDNDDAYLITMDEVTPDRLRNFGFDAYVNTGCPRITTDDGPQFHKPMLTPGEYQIAVGNKPLDELSFDTFHGTW